From Prionailurus viverrinus isolate Anna chromosome B2, UM_Priviv_1.0, whole genome shotgun sequence, the proteins below share one genomic window:
- the MRAP2 gene encoding melanocortin-2 receptor accessory protein 2 isoform X2, which yields MFFVLTLLTKTGAPHQDNAESSEKRFRMNSFVSDFGRPLEPDKVFSRQGNEESRSLFHCYINEVEHLDRAKACHQTTALDSCVQLQEAIRSNGRPEEELNRLMKFDIPNFVNTDQNSSFGEDDLLISEPPIVLENKPVSQTSHKDLD from the exons atgttttttgtgCTGACTTTGCTGACCAAGACGGGAGCTCCACACCAAGA CAATGCAGAGTCTTCAGAGAAGAGATTCAGAATGAATAGCTTTGTGTCAGACTTCGGAAGACCGCTGGAGCCAGATAAGGTGTTTTCTCGACAGGGCAATGAGGAATCGAGGTCTCTCTTTCACTGCTACATCAACGAAGTGGAACACTTGGATAGGGCTAAAGCTTGTCACCAGACCACAGCCCTTGACAGCTGTGTTCAACTGCAGGAAGCCATTAGAAGCAACGGGCGGCCAGAGGAGGAGTTGAACAGGCTCATGAAGTTTGACATCCCCAACTTCGTGAACACAGACCAGAACTCCTCCTTTGGGGAGGATGATCTTCTGATTTCAGAACCACCTATTGTTCTAGAAAATAAGCCAGTTTCCCAGACCTCACACAAAGACCTGGATTGA